GGTGGGCGGCGGCCTCTTCCAGCGCCTCGGGGCCGAAGCGGATGTCGATGCCTGTGGCCTCCGCGCCGAGCTGGTCCCGCAGCGCCTCGGCCGCGGTGGCCGCGCCGACCACCGCCATCGCCGGACGGAACACGCGGCACAGCGCGGCAAGCTTATCGACCTGCGTGTTGGCGGTCAGTGCGAACACGCGGTAACGGTCGGGATGGCGGCGCACCACGTCGAGCGTGCTGTCGCCGATGGAGCCGGTGGCGCCAAGAACGGTAATGCGCATCATGTCCGGAAAGCGCCTCAGGTCAACAATACAGCCAGCGGCAGCACCGGCAGCAGTGCGTCGATGCGGTCGAGCACCCCGCCATGGCCGGGCAGCAGGCGGCTGCTGTCCTTCATGCCGACCTGGCGCTTGAGCAGCGACTCGAACAGGTCTCCGCCGACGCTGGCGGCCACCAGCACGACGGTCAGCGCCAGTGCGATCACGGCGCCATGCTGGTCGAACTGACGCGAGAACCAGGTCGGCGCGAACCAGTGCGTGGCCCCGGCAGTTACCGCAATGAGACCCACCAGCACCGCGCCGCCGATGGCGCCTTCCCACGATTTGCCGGGGCTGATGCTCGGCGCGAGCTTGCGACGGCCGATCGCCTTGCCGACGAAATACGCCCCCACGTCCGCCGCCCACACCAGCACCGCCACCGACAGCAGGAAGGCGATCCCCTCAGCGCGCAATTGGATTGTCGCGTGCACGAACGCGGGCAGGATCACCCAGCCCAGCAGCGCGAACAGCGCCCGGCGCATGCCCGTCAGCTCGCGCACGCCGCCCGCCAGCAGCATCCAGGCCGCCGCCCAAGCAACCATGTCTGCGTAGAACAGCGCTCGCGTGTCACCATGCACCGGGATGTCGTGCCAGGCGATCGTCAGCACGACCGCCACGGCCGCGTACAGCACCGGCCCCCACCAGCCCGGCAGACGGACCAGTCGCCCCCATTCCCAGGCCGCCAGCACGGCAAACACCGTCACCAGCCCGGTCAGGCCGGCAGGCGGAGCGAACAACAGGATCGGCAGGATGACAATCAGCAGGCAGACAGCGGTGATCACGCGAGTCAGCAGCATGCGTCAGGCTCCGGCCGACAGCGCGGGGGCAGTGCCGGGTTCCAGCTGCGCGCTGGTACGGCCAAAGCGCCGCTCGCGGTTGCGATACCAGGCAAAGGCGCGATCCATCTCCGCAGCGTCGAAATCGGGCCAGTAGCGTTCGGTGAAGTAGAGCTCGGAATAGGCGAGCTGCCACAGCATGAAATTGCTGATGCGCTGCTCGCCGCCGGTGCGGATGAACAGGTCCGGCTCCGACGCATACGCCAGCGCCATATACGGCGACAGCGCCTCTTCGGTGATGGCTTCGGGCGCGATGTCGGGCTGATCGGCCACCAGCGCGCGCATGGCCTGCAGGATGTCCCAGCGGCCGCCGTAGTTGGCAGCGATGGTGACGGTGAGCCCGGGGTTGGCCGCCGTCTTGGCTTCCGCCTCGCGGATCATCAGCTGGATACGCGGACTGAACGCACTCAGATCACCCACCACGCGCAGGCGGATGCCGCTGTCATTCAGCTTGCTCACCTCGCGCCGCAGAGCCGTCATGAACAGCTTCATCAGGAAGGAGATTTCCTCGGCCGGACGGCGCCAGTTCTCCGAACTGAACGCGAACAGCGTCAGGTAGCGCACGCCACGGTGGTCTGCGGCCTGGACCGCGGCACGCACGGCATCGAGGCCACGACTGTGCCCCGCCATGCGCGGGAGGTGGCGTTCGGTGGCCCAGCGGCCATTGCCATCCATGATGATGGCAACGTGGTGTGGCGTATCGGCGGTGTCAGGCACCGCCAGTGTCGAGCTGATATGCATGAATGGGTTCCCATGGCCGACACACAATGCGCCGGCAGGTGGGAGACGGCCTCAAACCGTCATGATTTCCTTGTCCTTTTCGGCGACAAGCTTGTCCACCTCGGCCACGAAGCGATCGGTCAGTTTTTGGACTTCATCCTGGCCGCGGCGCTCGTCATCTTCGGAGATGGCTTTGTCCTTGACCAGCTTCTTGAACTGCTCGTTGGCGTCGCGGCGCACGTTGCGCACCGCGACCTTGGCATCTTCGCCCTCGGACTTGACCACCTTGGTCAGTTCCTTGCGGCGCTCCTCGGTCAGCGGGGGCATCGGTACGCGAATCACTTCGCCCATGGTCGCCGGGTTCAGGCCCAGGTCCGCGTCGCGGATGGCCCTTTCGACGGCCGACACCATCTTCTTTTCCCACGGCTGCACACTGATCGTACGTGCATCGGCCAGGCCCAGATTGGCGACCTGACTGATGGGTACCATCGAACCATAGTAATCGACCTGCACGTGGTCAAGCAGACCCGTGTGGGCGCGACCGGTACGAACCTTCGCGAGATCGGCCTTGAAGGCGTCGATCGACTTCTGCATCTTCTGCTCGGCACTCTTCTTGATATCGGCCACGCTCATACTTCCTCCGAACGATAACAGCGGTCCTGCCAAATGTGCGACCGAGGCATCGCGCCCGGCGCCGGCAGCACCTGAAAGACAATAGGCAATTTTACATGGAAGCCGCACGCCAGAGCCATTTGCATCGACCTGGCGGGCGGCTGGGAAAGGCGGATGCGAGGCCGCTCAGACGTGCACCAGCGTGCCCTCGTCCTCACCCATGATGACGCGCTTGAGCGCGTTCGGCTTCTGGATCGAGAAGACCTTGATCGGCAGCTTCTGGTCGCGGCACAGCGCGAAGGCGGTCGCATCCATCACCTGCAGGTTGCGCGAGATGGCCTCGTCGAAGCTGATGGTGGTGTAGCGGGTCGCGCTGGGGTCCTTCTTCGGATCGGCGGTATAGACGCCATCGACCTTGGTGGCCTTGAGCACGATCTCCGCGCCGATCTCCGAGCCGCGCAGCGCGGCGGCGGTGTCGGTGGTGAAGAACGGATTGCCGGTACCGGCCGCGAAGATGACGACCTTGCCCTCCTCCAGCTGACGGATCGCGCGCGGACGGATGTATGGCTCGACTACCTGGTCCATGCGCAGCGCGGACTGCACGCGGCCCTCGATGTTGGCGTGGCGCATGGCATCCTGCAGCGCCAGCGCGTTCATCATGGTGGCCAGCATGCCCATGTAGTCGGCCGTGGCGCGATCCATGCCGGCAGCGCCGCCCGCGACGCCGCGGAAGATGTTGCCGCCGCCGATCACCACGGCCACCTGCACGCCCAGCCTCACGATTTCGGCGATGTCGTTGACCATCCCTTCGATGGTGCTGCGATTGATGCCGAAGGCATCGTCGCCCATCAGGGCTTCGCCGGAAAGTTTGAGTAGAACGCGCTTGTAGGCAGGCATGAATATCCTTTTGACGATTCCTGTACGGGAGCAGGAAAGGGGAAAACGCGCCAGCGCAGGGGCTGGCCGTCTGAACGAAACACGGCGGCCACAACAACCGGAACGGGGATTCCGGCCATCCCGCAACCGACTTGCGCGGAAGCCGGCAGGGCCATGCGCCCGGCCGACGCCCGCGCAAGCAGGCTGCACCTGCAAACAGGGCACCTTGCGGTGCCCTGTCTGTTCGGCATTATACGGTCGCGCCGATGGAGGAAACGACACGCCCCGGCCTACCACACCGGAGGGGTACCGTCGGCCGCGACCGCCGCAGCATTACGCCTGCTGCTTGGCGGCAGCCACCTGGGCGGCCACTTCGGCGGCGAAGTCGTCCTGCTTTTTCTCGATGCCCTCGCCCACCACGAACAGCGTGAAGCCCTTCACGGTCGTGTTGGCGGCCTTGAGCATCTGCTCGACGGTCTGCTTGTCGTTCTTCACGAACGGCTGGTTCAGCAGCGAGACTTCCTTCAGGTACTTCTGCACGCTGCCTTCCACCATCTTGGCAACGATCTCGGCCGGCTTGCCCGATTCGGCAGCCTTCTGCTCGGCGATGCTGCGCTCCTTGGCGATCAGCTCGGCCGGCACTTCGTCCGACGACAGTGCAACCGGCTTCATGGCCGCGGCATGCATCGCCACGTCCTTGGCGGCAACTTCGTCACCGTCGAACGCCACCATCACACCAATGCGGGTGCCGTGCAGGTACGAAGCCAGCTTGGTACCTTCGAAGCGCTGGAAGCGGCGGATCGTCATGTTCTCGCCGATCTTGCCGATCAGGCGAGTGCGCACGGCTTCCACGGTTTCGTCGCCGATCGACAGGGCCGACAGGGCAGCGACGTCCGCCGGGTTCTGCGTGGCGATCAGCTTGGCGATCTCGTTGGCGAAGCCCAGGAAATCGTCGTTGCGCGACACGAAGTCGGTTTCGCAGTTCAGCTCGACCAGGGCGCCGATGGTGCCGTCGATGAACGAAGCGATCACGCCTTCAGCGGTGATGCGGGCCGCGGCCTTGCCGGCCTTGTTGCCCAGCTTCACGCGCAGGATTTCTTCGGCCTTTTCCATATTGCCTTCGGCTTCGGTCAGGGCCTTCTTGCATTCCATCATCGGCGCGTCGGTCTTCGCGCGCAGTTCTGCCACCATGCTTGCGGTAATTGCCGCCATTCTCATGCTCCTTGTTTCAGATCGCCGCCCGGTCGCGCGGATCCGTGATCGCCTCGCGCCGGCCTGCCATCCGGGTTCCATCCGGACGCCCTCACGAAATACGACGCGAGCGGGACATCCCGATGACAATTTTCAAAAAAAAGGGGCGTTTGGTATGCGCCCCTGTCTGGCCGTCTGTGCCGATGCCTGCGCACCGGTACGGCCTGACGCGCGTCCCGCTCGACCATGCGGCGGGCGCGCGCCTTCTTGTGTTTTAGCCTTCCTGGACTTCGACGAAGTCGTCGCCGCCACGGGCGGCTTCCACCACTTCCTGAACCGCGTTGGCGCGGCCTTCCAGGATCGCGTCGGCCACGCCGCGCACGTACAGTGCGACAGCCTTGCTCGAGTCGTCGTTACCCGGGATGACGTAGTCGATGCCTTCCGGCGAGTGGTTGGTATCCACCACGCCGATCACCGGGATGCCCAGCTTGGCAGCCTCGGTCACGGCGATCTTGTGGTAGCCGACGTCCACCACGAAGATGGCGTCCGGAATGCCGCCCATGTCCTTGATGCCGCCGATGGACTTTTCCAGCTTCTCCATTTCGCGCTCGAACATCAGCGCTTCCTTCTTGCTCATGGACTCCAGCGCGCCGGCTTCCTTGGCGGCTTCCATGTCCTTCAGGCGCTTGATCGAGATCTTGACCGTCTTGAAGTTGGTCAGCATGCCGCCGAGCCAGCGGCTGTCGACGTACGGCATGCCGGCGCGAGCGGCTTCCTCAGCCAGGATCTCACGCGACTGGCGCTTGGTGCCGACGAACAGGATGGTGCCCCGGTTGGCTGCCAGCTGGCGCACATACTTCAGTGCGTCCAGGTACATCGGCAGCGTCTTTTCCAGGTTGATGATGTGAATCTTGTTGCGATGGCCGAAAATGAAGGGGGCCATCTTGGGGTTCCAGAAGCGGGTCTGGTGGCCGAAGTGGACACCGGCTTCCAGCATTTCGCGCATGGTCACGGACATGAAATTCTCCAGTCGGGTTAGGTCTGAAGCCGCCTCAGACATCCCTCGCATGCGATACGAGGAACACCCGCGATGAAGCGGCTCGCGATTTCAAGCCCCGCCGCCGGGAAGAAAAACGACCCGACCAAGCGATGGCTTAGCCGGCGATTATAGCCCTAAAAACCCAATCGACTCAAGGCCTTCCATAGAGTTCGCGCCCTGCCCCGGCGCCGGGCATCCGCCTCGCCCGCGACGCCCGGCAGGACGGCTTTGGTGCGATAATCCATGCTTTGGACACCACGCCGCACGATCGCTGTTGCGTGCAGAAAGAGTCACAACATGGCCGTTACCCTCAAGACCGCCGAAGACATTGCGCACATGCGCGTGGCCTGCCGGCTTGCGTCGGAAGTACTCGACTACATCACGCCGTTCGTCAAGGCCGGCGTTTCCACCGGTGAACTGGACCGCCTGTGCCACGCCTACATGCGTGACGTGCAAGGCACCGTGCCCGCGCCGCTGAATTACGCGCCGCCGGGCTACCCGCCCTTCCCCGGCGCGATCTGCACATCGGTCAACGATGTGATCTGCCACGGTATTCCGGACGACAAAAAGATTCTCAAGAACGGCGACGCCATCAACCTGGACATCACCGTGATCACGCCCGAGGGCTATTACGGCGACACCAGCCGCATGTTCATCGTCGGCGAGGGCTCGATCCTGGCCAAGCGGCTGGCGCAGGTGACGTACGAATGCATGTGGAAGGGCATCGCCGTGGTGCGGCCTGGCGCGCGCCTGGGCGACATCGGCCACGTGATCCAGCAGCACGCCGAAGCCGCCGGCTACAGCGTGGTGCGCGAGTATTGCGGGCACGGCATCGGCCAGGTCTTCCACGAAGATCCGCAGATCCTGCACTACGGCCGCCCGGGCACGGGCCTGGAGCTGAAGGCCGGCATGATCTTCACCATCGAACCGATGATCAACGCGGGCAAGCGCGACATCCGCACCATGCCCGACCAGTGGACGGTCAAGACGCGCGACCGCAGCCTGTCGGCCCAGTGGGAGCACACGATCCTGGTGACGGAGGCCGGCTACGACGTGCTGACCGTGTCGGCGCATACGCCGGCGCCGCCGGCGTTCGTGAGCGACGGTACGCCGGCCACGGCCTGATCGGGCCCGACCGCTCGTCGCCCCAGGTGCGCCGCAGCGGTCGCGCCGGCCCATGTTTTTCCGCAACGACCGGACCGCTCCGGTCGTTGTTCCATTGACGCTCAACGCATGCATACCGCTGCTGCCGCCACTCCCGCCACGTCTCCGCGCGACATCCTGAAGGCCGAGCGCGCGCACCTGTTCGCGCAATTCGAGCAGCACGCCAACGTCAACCTGCTGGTCACGAAGCTGGCGCGCGCCGTCGACCAAGCGCTCATCCTGCTCTGGCAGGACGAGGGGATGCCCGACACCTGCGCCCTGGTCGCCGTGGGCGGCTACGGGCGCGGCGAGCTGTTCCCGCATTCCGACGTCGACATCCTGCTGCTGCTGCCGCAGACCGCGGACAAGGCTCTGGAGACACGGCTGGAAGCCTTCATCGGCCGCTGCTGGGACATGGGACTGGACATCGGCTCATCGGTGCGCACCGTCGACGAGTGCATCAGCGAGGCCACGCAGGATGTGACGGTGTGCACGTCGCTGCTCGAGGCGCGCCTGCTGACCGGCGACGAAGGCCTCTACCGCACCTTCGAGACGCACTACCAGGGGCACCTCGACGCCGCCGATTTCTACCAGTCCAAGATGCTGGAGATGCGACAGCGGCATGCCAAGTACCAGGACACGCCCTACTCGCTCGAGCCCAACTGCAAGGAAAGCCCGGGCGGCCTGCGCGACCTGCAGGTGATCCTGTGGATGACGCGCGCGGCCGGCTTCGGCTCGAGCTGGAACGAGCTGCTGGTCAACCAGTTGCTGACGCGCCGCGAAGCCAAGGAGCTGGC
The sequence above is a segment of the Ralstonia nicotianae genome. Coding sequences within it:
- a CDS encoding phosphatidate cytidylyltransferase; the protein is MLLTRVITAVCLLIVILPILLFAPPAGLTGLVTVFAVLAAWEWGRLVRLPGWWGPVLYAAVAVVLTIAWHDIPVHGDTRALFYADMVAWAAAWMLLAGGVRELTGMRRALFALLGWVILPAFVHATIQLRAEGIAFLLSVAVLVWAADVGAYFVGKAIGRRKLAPSISPGKSWEGAIGGAVLVGLIAVTAGATHWFAPTWFSRQFDQHGAVIALALTVVLVAASVGGDLFESLLKRQVGMKDSSRLLPGHGGVLDRIDALLPVLPLAVLLT
- the uppS gene encoding polyprenyl diphosphate synthase; translation: MHISSTLAVPDTADTPHHVAIIMDGNGRWATERHLPRMAGHSRGLDAVRAAVQAADHRGVRYLTLFAFSSENWRRPAEEISFLMKLFMTALRREVSKLNDSGIRLRVVGDLSAFSPRIQLMIREAEAKTAANPGLTVTIAANYGGRWDILQAMRALVADQPDIAPEAITEEALSPYMALAYASEPDLFIRTGGEQRISNFMLWQLAYSELYFTERYWPDFDAAEMDRAFAWYRNRERRFGRTSAQLEPGTAPALSAGA
- the frr gene encoding ribosome recycling factor translates to MSVADIKKSAEQKMQKSIDAFKADLAKVRTGRAHTGLLDHVQVDYYGSMVPISQVANLGLADARTISVQPWEKKMVSAVERAIRDADLGLNPATMGEVIRVPMPPLTEERRKELTKVVKSEGEDAKVAVRNVRRDANEQFKKLVKDKAISEDDERRGQDEVQKLTDRFVAEVDKLVAEKDKEIMTV
- the pyrH gene encoding UMP kinase, which translates into the protein MPAYKRVLLKLSGEALMGDDAFGINRSTIEGMVNDIAEIVRLGVQVAVVIGGGNIFRGVAGGAAGMDRATADYMGMLATMMNALALQDAMRHANIEGRVQSALRMDQVVEPYIRPRAIRQLEEGKVVIFAAGTGNPFFTTDTAAALRGSEIGAEIVLKATKVDGVYTADPKKDPSATRYTTISFDEAISRNLQVMDATAFALCRDQKLPIKVFSIQKPNALKRVIMGEDEGTLVHV
- the tsf gene encoding translation elongation factor Ts, with translation MAAITASMVAELRAKTDAPMMECKKALTEAEGNMEKAEEILRVKLGNKAGKAAARITAEGVIASFIDGTIGALVELNCETDFVSRNDDFLGFANEIAKLIATQNPADVAALSALSIGDETVEAVRTRLIGKIGENMTIRRFQRFEGTKLASYLHGTRIGVMVAFDGDEVAAKDVAMHAAAMKPVALSSDEVPAELIAKERSIAEQKAAESGKPAEIVAKMVEGSVQKYLKEVSLLNQPFVKNDKQTVEQMLKAANTTVKGFTLFVVGEGIEKKQDDFAAEVAAQVAAAKQQA
- the rpsB gene encoding 30S ribosomal protein S2; its protein translation is MSVTMREMLEAGVHFGHQTRFWNPKMAPFIFGHRNKIHIINLEKTLPMYLDALKYVRQLAANRGTILFVGTKRQSREILAEEAARAGMPYVDSRWLGGMLTNFKTVKISIKRLKDMEAAKEAGALESMSKKEALMFEREMEKLEKSIGGIKDMGGIPDAIFVVDVGYHKIAVTEAAKLGIPVIGVVDTNHSPEGIDYVIPGNDDSSKAVALYVRGVADAILEGRANAVQEVVEAARGGDDFVEVQEG
- the map gene encoding type I methionyl aminopeptidase codes for the protein MAVTLKTAEDIAHMRVACRLASEVLDYITPFVKAGVSTGELDRLCHAYMRDVQGTVPAPLNYAPPGYPPFPGAICTSVNDVICHGIPDDKKILKNGDAINLDITVITPEGYYGDTSRMFIVGEGSILAKRLAQVTYECMWKGIAVVRPGARLGDIGHVIQQHAEAAGYSVVREYCGHGIGQVFHEDPQILHYGRPGTGLELKAGMIFTIEPMINAGKRDIRTMPDQWTVKTRDRSLSAQWEHTILVTEAGYDVLTVSAHTPAPPAFVSDGTPATA